The Vulpes lagopus strain Blue_001 chromosome 14, ASM1834538v1, whole genome shotgun sequence genome window below encodes:
- the LOC121475658 gene encoding clathrin heavy chain 2-like isoform X2: MAQILPIRFQEHFQLQNLGINPANIGFSTLTMESDKFICVREKVGEQTQVVIIDMSEPMVPIRRPISAESAIMNPASKVIALKGGPCGALDLMMGCFTVVLQASRNMSQGLTDDQHFSLPGPLIQFSLPLCTMDLLEEVVGVW, encoded by the exons cTCCAGAACCTGGGAATTAATCCAGCCAACATTGGATTTAGCACACTGACCATGGAATCTGATAAGTTTATATGTGTCCGAGAGAAGGTTGGCGAACAGACGCAGGTAGTGATTATTGACATGAGCGAGCCAATGGTGCCAATCAGACGGCCCATCTCTGCTGAGAGTGCCATCATGAATCCAGCCTCTAAGGTGATAGCTCTGAAAG GAGGGCCATGTGGTGCCCTGGACCTCATGATGGGCTGCTTTACGGTGGTGCTCCAGGCATCCCGGAATATGAGCCAAG GTCTCACAGATGACCAGCATTTTAGTCTTCCTGGTCCTCTAATACAGTTCTCTTTACCATTGTGCACTATGGATCTCCTGGAAGAGGTTGTTGGAGTGTGGTAA